In one Brevibacterium sp. CBA3109 genomic region, the following are encoded:
- a CDS encoding ATP-dependent DNA helicase encodes MSSVEDLLESAVGAIGGSTRKGQTEMAEAVASSVDKGIHLLVQAGTGTGKSLAYLVPAADYSSRTGKRVIVSTATLALQTQIIHRDLPRLFKAVKKTLDPLPRAALLKGRRNYVCKHKLSGGYPDEGEGMLFDLGADAEAGRKPNDRSGLGEEIQRIRTWEKTTDTGDRDDLLPGVSDRAWSEVSVNAFDCLGSNCPLYTECFAELARNNAAEADIVVTNHALLAIDAFGENTVLPEHDVIIIDEAHELKDRVTNALSGQINTSMLSAATSSVRKHTIVQDGVVALLDSATAALERAQSGVSEGLIMNMSEALSLALAQIRDSTRQIINDIGGKTEESDAGRQMAKARCQEIFDLAERFCSPGKNDVVWLSRSTFRERETTNLVVAPLSVAGTMRSGIFEDSTVVATSATLSLGGNFDAVAASLGLFGPDAPKWDSLDVGSPFDYGKQSILYVAAHLPRPGRSGLSEQALDELEALVTASKGGALGLFSSRAAANAAAEHLRAKLDVPILLQGDDGLPSLVSQFTADDRACLFGTMSLWQGVDVPGRTNRLVIIDRLPFPRPDDPLMQARSRDADDRGVNGFMAVSATHAALRLAQGAGRLIRSTSDRGVVAVLDSRLRSARYGGYLVNSMPTMWPTTDAALVKSSLGRLATTES; translated from the coding sequence GTGAGCAGCGTCGAAGATCTGCTCGAGTCCGCCGTAGGGGCCATCGGCGGCTCGACCAGGAAGGGTCAGACGGAGATGGCCGAGGCAGTCGCCTCATCGGTGGACAAGGGCATCCATCTGTTGGTTCAGGCCGGCACCGGCACAGGAAAGTCTTTGGCGTACCTGGTTCCTGCCGCCGATTACTCCAGCCGGACGGGCAAGCGCGTCATCGTGTCGACGGCGACCTTGGCCCTGCAGACTCAGATCATCCACAGGGATCTGCCGCGACTGTTCAAAGCGGTGAAGAAGACCCTCGACCCGCTGCCGCGGGCCGCCCTGCTCAAGGGCCGGCGCAACTATGTCTGCAAACACAAACTCTCCGGCGGCTATCCCGATGAGGGCGAAGGCATGCTCTTCGACCTCGGCGCCGATGCAGAGGCCGGTCGAAAGCCGAACGACCGGTCCGGCCTGGGTGAGGAGATCCAGCGGATCCGGACGTGGGAGAAGACTACGGACACCGGCGATCGAGACGATCTGCTGCCCGGAGTCAGTGACAGGGCCTGGTCGGAGGTCTCTGTCAACGCCTTTGACTGCCTCGGTTCGAACTGCCCCCTGTACACGGAGTGCTTCGCAGAGCTGGCCCGCAATAACGCAGCCGAGGCCGACATCGTCGTGACCAACCACGCCCTGCTGGCCATCGATGCATTCGGTGAGAACACCGTGCTGCCCGAACACGATGTCATCATCATCGATGAGGCCCACGAACTCAAGGATCGGGTCACGAACGCCCTGTCCGGTCAGATCAACACCAGTATGCTCTCGGCAGCCACGAGCTCCGTGCGCAAACACACCATCGTTCAGGACGGTGTTGTCGCGCTGCTCGATTCTGCCACTGCAGCACTGGAGAGGGCCCAAAGCGGTGTCAGCGAGGGCCTGATCATGAATATGAGCGAGGCGCTGTCCCTCGCGCTGGCCCAGATTCGCGACTCCACGCGACAGATCATCAACGATATCGGCGGCAAGACCGAAGAGTCTGACGCCGGTCGACAGATGGCTAAGGCCCGCTGTCAGGAGATCTTCGACCTGGCCGAGCGCTTCTGCTCACCGGGTAAGAACGACGTCGTGTGGCTGTCTCGAAGCACCTTCCGCGAGCGCGAGACCACCAACCTCGTCGTCGCGCCGCTGAGCGTTGCCGGCACCATGCGGTCAGGAATCTTCGAAGATTCGACGGTGGTGGCCACCTCGGCGACTCTGTCACTGGGCGGCAACTTCGACGCGGTCGCAGCCTCGTTGGGGCTGTTCGGCCCCGACGCGCCCAAATGGGACAGCCTCGACGTCGGATCACCCTTCGACTACGGCAAACAGAGCATCCTCTATGTCGCCGCCCATCTCCCGCGCCCGGGGCGCAGCGGCCTGAGCGAACAGGCATTGGATGAGCTTGAAGCACTGGTCACCGCGTCAAAGGGTGGAGCGCTGGGACTGTTCTCCTCACGTGCGGCCGCGAACGCCGCAGCGGAACATCTGAGAGCGAAACTGGACGTCCCGATCCTGCTCCAAGGCGATGACGGACTGCCGTCTCTCGTCTCTCAATTCACCGCAGATGACCGTGCCTGCCTGTTCGGCACCATGTCACTGTGGCAGGGAGTGGACGTACCGGGTAGGACCAATCGTCTCGTCATCATCGACAGACTTCCGTTCCCACGACCCGATGACCCCCTGATGCAGGCGAGGTCAAGAGATGCCGACGATCGGGGAGTCAACGGGTTCATGGCCGTCAGCGCCACTCATGCCGCACTGCGCCTGGCCCAGGGCGCGGGCCGCCTC
- the hflX gene encoding GTPase HflX, whose translation MTSTEKERRDAMLDRVLARGAQALDTNESHADDASQFDLAERAALKRVAGLSTELEDITEVEYRQVRLEKVVLAGLWNTTQADAENSIRELAALAETAGSEVLDAIIQRRETPDPGTYLGKGKAAELAEIVASVGADTVIIDSELAPSQRRGLEDVIKVKVVDRVALILDIFAQHAKSREGKAQVELAQLEYLLPRLRGWGESLSRQAGGRVAGGAGIGSRGPGETKIELDRRRIRARMSKLRRQITAMAPSRDTKRKNRARNHIPSVAIVGYTNAGKSSLLNQLTDAEVMVQNALFATLDPTVRQSRTADGITFTYTDTVGFVRNLPHQLVEAFRSTLEEASDSDLLLHIVDASHPDPHGQIHAVREVLKDVETGDIPELLVFNKADIADDAVITGLHAEYPEARFVSAVTKEGVGELFETIESMLPSPNIDVTVLIPYERGDLVSKIYALGMVEHEEHGGEGTAMQAKVSADLAAELADFRRPDLVIGE comes from the coding sequence ATGACGTCCACTGAAAAAGAGCGTCGGGACGCGATGCTCGATCGCGTTCTCGCACGAGGTGCCCAAGCTCTGGACACCAACGAATCACACGCCGACGACGCCTCGCAGTTCGATCTGGCTGAAAGAGCGGCCCTCAAACGAGTCGCTGGCCTGTCCACCGAACTCGAAGACATCACCGAAGTCGAATACCGCCAGGTTCGCCTGGAGAAGGTCGTCCTCGCAGGACTGTGGAACACGACGCAGGCCGATGCTGAGAACTCGATCCGGGAGCTCGCTGCTCTGGCAGAGACCGCCGGCTCGGAGGTCCTCGACGCGATCATCCAACGACGTGAGACCCCGGACCCCGGCACGTACCTCGGCAAGGGCAAAGCCGCCGAACTGGCCGAGATCGTCGCCTCCGTGGGTGCTGACACCGTGATCATCGACTCCGAACTCGCACCCAGCCAACGTCGCGGACTCGAAGACGTCATCAAGGTCAAGGTCGTCGACCGAGTGGCTCTCATCCTCGACATCTTCGCTCAGCATGCGAAGTCCCGCGAGGGCAAGGCCCAGGTCGAACTGGCCCAGCTCGAATACCTTCTGCCGCGTCTGCGCGGTTGGGGCGAGTCACTGTCCCGCCAGGCCGGTGGCCGAGTCGCCGGCGGTGCCGGAATCGGTTCCCGCGGTCCCGGTGAGACGAAGATCGAACTCGATCGACGTCGAATCAGGGCCAGAATGTCGAAGCTGCGCCGTCAGATCACCGCGATGGCACCGTCGAGGGACACGAAGCGCAAGAACCGCGCCCGCAATCACATCCCCTCGGTGGCGATCGTCGGCTATACCAACGCCGGCAAGTCATCACTGCTCAACCAGCTCACCGACGCCGAGGTGATGGTGCAGAATGCGCTGTTCGCGACCTTGGATCCGACTGTCAGACAGTCCCGGACCGCCGACGGCATCACCTTCACCTACACGGACACCGTCGGATTCGTCCGGAACCTTCCCCACCAATTGGTCGAAGCGTTCCGCTCGACATTGGAAGAAGCCTCGGACTCGGATCTGCTTCTGCACATCGTCGATGCCTCGCACCCGGATCCGCATGGTCAGATCCATGCCGTGCGCGAGGTGCTCAAAGACGTCGAGACAGGAGACATTCCCGAACTCCTCGTCTTCAACAAGGCCGACATCGCTGATGATGCGGTGATCACCGGACTCCACGCGGAGTACCCGGAGGCACGTTTCGTCTCTGCTGTGACCAAGGAAGGCGTCGGAGAGCTCTTCGAGACGATCGAGTCGATGCTGCCTTCGCCGAACATCGACGTCACAGTGCTCATTCCCTATGAACGCGGCGACCTCGTGTCGAAGATCTATGCCCTGGGCATGGTCGAGCATGAAGAGCACGGTGGTGAGGGAACCGCTATGCAGGCGAAGGTTTCAGCAGACCTGGCCGCGGAACTCGCAGACTTCCGACGTCCGGACTTGGTCATCGGAGAGTGA
- a CDS encoding class I SAM-dependent methyltransferase has protein sequence MSEHYFTQSPSSEAKTRELTLDLAGREVTVETVSGTFSPTRLDLGTAVLLRHLPAPEPGDILDLGCGWGPISLDAALSAKDAEVDIRVWALDVNSRSLDATRKNAQRHGLTSIRPVTADEIPSDMQFTAIRSNPPIRVGKDALHDLLTTWLPRLAPGGRADLVVSKNLGADSLQKWLIETLGEGFNVVRTGSSKGYRVLTVDRD, from the coding sequence GTGTCAGAGCACTATTTCACGCAATCGCCCAGCAGCGAGGCCAAAACACGCGAACTCACTCTCGATCTCGCGGGCCGTGAAGTCACGGTCGAGACCGTCTCGGGGACCTTCTCCCCCACCCGTTTGGATCTGGGAACCGCGGTCCTGCTGCGGCATCTGCCGGCGCCGGAGCCTGGCGACATTCTTGATCTGGGGTGCGGCTGGGGCCCTATCTCCTTAGACGCAGCCCTCAGCGCCAAGGACGCCGAGGTGGATATCCGGGTGTGGGCGCTCGACGTCAACTCCCGGTCCCTTGATGCGACTCGGAAGAATGCGCAACGCCACGGGCTGACTTCGATTCGTCCCGTCACCGCTGACGAGATTCCGTCCGACATGCAGTTCACTGCGATCCGTTCGAATCCGCCGATCCGGGTGGGCAAGGACGCCCTGCATGACCTGCTGACCACCTGGTTGCCACGGCTGGCTCCTGGTGGGCGCGCCGATCTCGTGGTCTCGAAGAACCTCGGTGCGGATTCGCTCCAAAAATGGCTCATCGAAACTCTGGGTGAGGGATTCAACGTGGTGCGAACCGGATCGTCGAAGGGTTACCGGGTCCTCACCGTCGACCGCGACTGA
- a CDS encoding alanine/glycine:cation symporter family protein, which produces MEMFQNVFDSVDTVFTYVLVAVLIPTGLYFTIRTGAVQIRLLPEMFRTLTQPGGRDAEGKKNISPFRAFSISAASRVGTANIAGVALAISLGGPGAMFWMWLTAIVGGATAFAESALGQLYKVKDGPNFRGGPAYYITHGLKMKWLGLIFAVIVAITYGIVFNTVQSNSIVDAVGASFDIDGSNNFMFSAIAGLVIAVGAYAIFVGGAKRISSVSAYLVPIMAGLYLIVGIIVVALNIGAVPGMIGTIFSDAFSMHSIAGGSIGSIMLVGVQRGLFSNEAGIGSVPNAAATASASHPAKQGFVQSLGVYFDTILVCSITAFIILLSNPEYGSSAEGVQLTQTALSGQLGQWAIHFLTFAIFLFAFSSILGNYYYGEANIEHLTRSRMALRIYQVIVMVAVFVGAIAALDIVWTAANIFMAIMALINLFALLMLSPLVFSLLKNYMNQRRAGQEPIFRRDDLPSFKHINTEVEAWDDTDEVTTTAFWENRGKNVRQDPVRADGGTEEDAGGSGRPAQQ; this is translated from the coding sequence ATGGAGATGTTCCAGAACGTCTTTGACAGCGTCGACACTGTCTTCACATACGTTCTCGTCGCAGTTTTGATTCCCACCGGATTGTACTTCACGATTCGCACGGGTGCAGTCCAGATAAGGCTGCTTCCCGAAATGTTCCGCACGCTCACGCAGCCCGGCGGCCGGGATGCCGAAGGCAAGAAGAACATTTCACCGTTCCGAGCTTTCTCTATATCCGCAGCCTCGCGCGTAGGCACGGCGAATATCGCCGGTGTGGCACTTGCCATCTCCTTGGGCGGTCCCGGCGCGATGTTCTGGATGTGGTTGACCGCCATCGTCGGCGGGGCCACGGCGTTCGCCGAGTCCGCACTCGGTCAGCTCTACAAGGTCAAGGACGGCCCCAACTTCCGAGGAGGCCCGGCCTACTACATCACGCACGGGCTGAAGATGAAATGGCTCGGGTTGATCTTCGCTGTGATCGTTGCCATCACCTACGGCATCGTATTCAACACGGTGCAGTCCAACTCCATCGTCGATGCGGTCGGAGCATCGTTCGACATCGATGGCTCCAACAACTTCATGTTCTCCGCGATCGCCGGACTGGTCATCGCCGTCGGCGCCTACGCGATCTTCGTCGGTGGTGCCAAGCGAATCTCAAGTGTTTCCGCGTACCTTGTGCCGATCATGGCCGGACTGTACCTGATCGTGGGGATCATCGTCGTAGCGCTGAACATCGGTGCTGTCCCCGGAATGATCGGCACCATCTTCTCCGATGCCTTCAGCATGCATTCGATCGCCGGCGGATCGATCGGTTCGATCATGCTGGTGGGCGTCCAGCGCGGGTTGTTCTCCAACGAGGCAGGCATCGGCTCTGTCCCGAACGCCGCCGCGACGGCATCCGCCTCGCACCCTGCCAAACAGGGCTTCGTGCAATCCCTGGGCGTGTACTTCGACACGATCCTTGTCTGCTCGATCACTGCTTTCATCATCCTGCTCTCCAACCCCGAATACGGCAGCTCGGCCGAAGGGGTCCAGCTGACGCAGACCGCGTTGAGCGGACAACTCGGCCAGTGGGCGATCCACTTCCTCACCTTCGCGATCTTCCTCTTCGCATTTTCCTCGATTCTGGGCAATTACTACTACGGCGAGGCCAATATCGAGCATCTGACCCGCAGCAGGATGGCACTGCGTATCTATCAGGTGATCGTGATGGTCGCCGTGTTCGTCGGCGCGATAGCCGCCCTGGACATCGTCTGGACTGCCGCAAACATCTTCATGGCGATCATGGCGCTGATCAACCTGTTCGCCTTGCTGATGCTCTCTCCGCTCGTGTTCAGTCTGTTGAAGAACTATATGAATCAGCGCCGTGCTGGACAGGAGCCCATCTTCCGCCGTGACGATCTGCCCAGTTTCAAACACATCAATACAGAGGTCGAAGCATGGGACGATACGGACGAGGTCACCACGACCGCGTTCTGGGAGAATCGCGGCAAGAATGTGCGCCAAGATCCAGTGCGGGCAGACGGCGGCACCGAGGAGGATGCCGGCGGTTCGGGCAGGCCAGCACAGCAGTAG
- a CDS encoding DUF6544 family protein produces MTWSATDESRISVQHVLGDTPVDVSYNLHPDGHIQSLVFDRWGDPGNTGTFGWHPFGGEITGYRTFGGLNIPSSGRLGWNFGIDRWPDQEFFRYEITWLQTI; encoded by the coding sequence GTGACGTGGTCCGCTACCGATGAATCGCGCATTTCGGTGCAGCACGTGCTCGGAGACACGCCCGTAGACGTCAGCTACAACCTGCATCCGGATGGCCACATCCAGTCCCTGGTCTTTGACCGATGGGGTGATCCAGGAAACACCGGAACGTTCGGCTGGCATCCATTCGGTGGAGAGATCACCGGTTATCGCACATTCGGTGGGTTGAACATACCCAGCTCAGGGCGACTCGGCTGGAACTTCGGTATCGATCGTTGGCCGGATCAAGAATTCTTCCGATACGAGATAACCTGGCTCCAGACGATTTGA
- a CDS encoding DUF6544 family protein, with translation MSFDQCEPKSRPEWEQRLKEVSSHATFTSQEIAGLPEPVQRHLRCAIRVGAPLTRTIKLKMRGSIKLCRWLPFQATQILNPHRGFIWAARVAGVVVGSDQYLDGIGGMDWKLFGLFTVASAAGQDVSRSAAGRGGAEAVWVPTALLPRFVSDVVRYR, from the coding sequence GTGAGCTTCGATCAGTGTGAACCTAAAAGTCGGCCCGAATGGGAGCAGCGACTTAAGGAAGTCTCGTCTCACGCGACCTTCACCAGCCAGGAGATTGCCGGGCTACCGGAACCTGTACAACGGCATCTCCGATGTGCAATACGTGTTGGTGCTCCGCTGACGAGGACCATAAAGCTGAAGATGCGCGGCAGCATCAAGCTGTGTAGATGGCTGCCGTTTCAAGCCACGCAGATACTCAACCCACACAGGGGTTTCATCTGGGCAGCTCGTGTTGCCGGAGTTGTTGTCGGATCCGATCAGTACCTTGACGGTATCGGTGGCATGGACTGGAAGCTCTTCGGGTTGTTCACCGTCGCGTCCGCTGCTGGCCAAGATGTGTCTCGTAGCGCTGCTGGTCGTGGCGGAGCAGAGGCCGTCTGGGTTCCGACAGCATTGCTGCCTCGATTCGTAAGTGACGTGGTCCGCTACCGATGA